Proteins encoded in a region of the Sugiyamaella lignohabitans strain CBS 10342 chromosome B, complete sequence genome:
- the SRP101 gene encoding Signal recognition particle receptor subunit alpha (Signal recognition particle (SRP) receptor alpha subunit; contain GTPase domains; involved in SRP-dependent protein targeting; interacts with the beta subunit, Srp102p; GO_component: GO:0005783 - endoplasmic reticulum [Evidence IEA]; GO_component: GO:0005789 - endoplasmic reticulum membrane [Evidence IEA]; GO_component: GO:0005789 - endoplasmic reticulum membrane [Evidence IDA] [PMID 9679135]; GO_component: GO:0016020 - membrane [Evidence IEA]; GO_component: GO:0005785 - signal recognition particle receptor complex [Evidence IPI] [PMID 9679135]; GO_function: GO:0005525 - GTP binding [Evidence IEA,IEA]; GO_function: GO:0005525 - GTP binding [Evidence IPI] [PMID 7844142]; GO_function: GO:0017111 - nucleoside-triphosphatase activity [Evidence IEA]; GO_function: GO:0000166 - nucleotide binding [Evidence IEA,IEA]; GO_function: GO:0005047 - signal recognition particle binding [Evidence IMP,ISS] [PMID 1327299]; GO_process: GO:0006614 - SRP-dependent cotranslational protein targeting to membrane [Evidence IEA]; GO_process: GO:0006614 - SRP-dependent cotranslational protein targeting to membrane [Evidence IC,TAS] [PMID 7844142]; GO_process: GO:0008152 - metabolic process [Evidence IEA]; GO_process: GO:0045047 - protein targeting to ER [Evidence IMP] [PMID 1327299]; GO_process: GO:0006810 - transport [Evidence IEA]) yields the protein MIDLLSVFSSGGVVLYSATYANVPDSVVNTLISTVFIENRKSSTSGFQKDGYTVKYSVSNDLGMTFVAVFKTILQLGYVDSLLEDSKKIFLSLFSDDIKDNIKAGEPIASGIDFTKFEALLKVRLAELEGTTPDIKNIKIDEGEYEIINSPNGHDTDDGLTSDSVVGGPGSGSGAGAAAVSGLAAETDGSGSVSSPSGKRRGGRRGKKSSNTTPSAGSPNQSGAEDGKPSAATKTKKKMRRRWDDSGMAEYDDDDDVVLDYSSAKDGSGNAATAGDTSNVLEFTGDLKNYGSSTKSGEFVLKELSDELRGILDTDDGTGTGGFSVAAAAGAGSGAGVASAASSSFGFLRNFLGGKTISPEDLQKALAAMENHLMKKNVAKEVAEHLCSTVDKSLVGSKTQNWTTVEATVRTAMTDALRRILTPNTSLDLLHEVQAARKSRQRPYVISVVGVNGVGKSTNLSKIGFWLLQNKYKVLIAACDTFRSGAVEQLKVHVRRLQELTQRLGTGEVQIFDEGYGKDAAVIAQRAIEYGQRNEFDVVLIDTAGRRHNDDRLMSSLEKFGQLANPDKIIMVGEALVGTDSVQQARNFNAAFGANRNLDFFLISKCDTVGDMIGSMVNMTYSTGIPVLFVGVGQNYTDLRTLSIDWAVNLLMS from the coding sequence AATACGCTGATTTCGACGGTGTTTATTGAGAACCGCAAGTCGAGCACGTCGGGATTCCAGAAAGATGGGTACACCGTCAAATACTCTGTGTCGAATGATCTTGGCATGACATTTGTCGCAGTGTTCAAGACTATTCTACAGCTAGGATATGTCGACAGTCTTTTAGAAGACAGTAAAAAGATCTTTCTATCGCTATTCAGTGATGATATAAAAGATAATATCAAAGCAGGTGAACCAATTGCTAGTGGTATTGACTTTACCAAGTTCGAGGCGCTGCTGAAAGTCCGGTTGGCTGAACTCGAGGGTACTACTCctgatatcaagaacatcaaaATTGACGAGGGTGAATATGAGATTATAAATAGTCCTAATGGTCATGACACGGATGATGGACTAACAAGCGATTCGGTTGTTGGTGGTCCaggatctggatctggtgctggagctgctgctgtttcagGATTGGCTGCTGAAACAGATGGTAGTGGGTCTGTTTCATCGCCTAGTGGAAAGAGAAGAGGTGGTCGACGAGGTAAAAAGTCGTCGAATACAACTCCATCAGCAGGATCTCCTAACCAGTCGGGTGCTGAAGATGGCAAGCCATCTGCAGCTACTaagaccaagaagaagatgcgaCGTAGATGGGACGATTCTGGCATGGCGGAGtatgacgatgacgacgatgtGGTTCTTGATTACTCGTCAGCAAAAGATGGCAGTGGAAATGCTGCGACTGCCGGGGATACTTCAAATGTTCTGGAATTTACTGGTGATTTGAAAAACTATGGCTCGTCTACCAAGAGTGGAGAATTTGTACTGAAAGAGCTTTCTGACGAACTACGAGGTATTCTTGATACAGACGACGGTACAGGAACTGGCGGGTTTAgtgtagcagcagctgctggagctggttctGGAGCCGGTgtggcatcagcagcatccagTTCGTTTGGTTTTCTACGGAACTTTCTTGGTGGTAAAACCATCAGTCCTGAAGATCTTCAAAAGGCTCTGGCTGCTATGGAGAACCATTTAATGAAGAAAAATGTTGCTAAAGAAGTAGCTGAGCATCTCTGTTCGACAGTTGACAAGAGTCTGGTAGGATCCAAGACACAAAACTGGACTACTGTAGAAGCGACGGTAAGAACAGCCATGACCGACGCATTACGACGAATCCTCACACCCAACACATCTCTAGACCTGTTACACGAGGTTCAAGCTGCAAGAAAGTCACGACAAAGACCATATGTCATTTCAGTAGTCGGTGTCAATGGTGTGGGTAAATCCACTAACCTTTCTAAAATCGGGTTCTGGCTTCTTcagaataaatacaaaGTGCTCATTGCCGCATGTGACACATTCAGATCAGGAGCTGTCGAGCAGTTGAAAGTGCATGTACGAAGATTACAAGAACTGACCCAGCGATTAGGTACTGGAGAAGTTCAGATCTTTGACGAAGGATACGGTAAAGACGCAGCTGTGATAGCTCAAAGAGCCATTGAATATGGCCAACGAAACGAGTTTGATGTCGTACTCATTGATACTGCAGGAAGAAGACACAATGACGACCGGCTCATGTCGTCGTTGGAAAAGTTCGGCCAACTGGCTAATCCCGATAAAATCATCATGGTCGGTGAAGCTCTAGTAGGAACCGACTCGGTTCAACAAGCACGCAACTTCAACGCAGCATTCGGTGCCAACCGGAACCTCGACTTCTTCCTTATCAGCAAATGCGACACCGTCGGCGACATGATCGGAAGCATGGTCAACATGACATACTCCACCGGCATTCCCGTCCTCTTCGTGGGAGTCGGCCAAAACTACACCGACCTGCGAACCCTGTCCATCGACTGGGCCGTCAACCTTCTCATGAGCTAA